TGGGTATGCATGGCTAATAGAGAGGGGTATTCGTCCGGCTCACCACGATACTGCTGACCACATAGGACGGTTTTATCGCCGTCATGCGCGAGATGCCGAATACTCAAATGGTGATCGGGTAAAGACACTTGTTCCGTTAGCTCACCGTTGGAGTCCAAATAGCTCAGGCTAGGTTTCATGGTCGCTATATTGAGCGGTTGTCTGCCATTGGTATGCACACCGCCAACACCAATGGCCAATGAACCATCGGGCATAGCAATCACTTCATGAGGGCCAAGGCCAAAGTGAGTAAATTCTGCGACCTTGTCATATCCGGCCAGTACATCATAAACGCCAATAATGCCTCGGCTGGTGCCACGTTCTCCCTCCGTTGCGTACAGCCACTTTCCGTCGTTTGAGTACACGCCATGACCGTAATAATGACGATTTGAACTGGCAGCAGAAGATTTGATCACTTCACCCGTCATGTAGTCAAATACCACGAAAAACGTACCAGGCCGACGAGCAAACGCCACCGCATGGTTGAGTGGCGAATTTGTTGCAACGCCGTGCCCCCTTGCCGGAAGAGGGACCTGTCTTATCGGATAACCAAACTCATCCGCGACCACAGCCGAGTATTTGTCTCGGCCATATAAAGCACAACCTATCAGTGATGGCTGGCCCACTCTCTCTGACGTGCTTGCACAACCAAAAGGTAGCAAAGGCGCAGCAGCGCCAAACAGCGCTGCTTTGAGGAGATTTCTTCTTGTATTATCAGTCACCATCAGTTGCATTAAACCCTATTACAACACCAAGCTCAATCGCCACTTCTTCGTGGATAAGGTACTTCAACTGCTCCAACTTATTATATTGAGCGTAGGCTTTACGATACCCCTCCTTTGTCTGCAACATATCAAACAAGCTTTCATCGGTTGGCCATGTGACTAAGGCGGTATCAAACTGTTGGGTGATGCTGTCAGCGAGCTGCACTTTCCCGCGCTTGCGCAGCAACGC
This window of the Vibrio neptunius genome carries:
- a CDS encoding DUF1513 domain-containing protein, whose product is MQLMVTDNTRRNLLKAALFGAAAPLLPFGCASTSERVGQPSLIGCALYGRDKYSAVVADEFGYPIRQVPLPARGHGVATNSPLNHAVAFARRPGTFFVVFDYMTGEVIKSSAASSNRHYYGHGVYSNDGKWLYATEGERGTSRGIIGVYDVLAGYDKVAEFTHFGLGPHEVIAMPDGSLAIGVGGVHTNGRQPLNIATMKPSLSYLDSNGELTEQVSLPDHHLSIRHLAHDGDKTVLCGQQYRGEPDEYPSLLAMHTQGGQMIPLAAEPEQWARFNHYIASIAATDEWILATSPRGNCYGIWSKQTGKMVELASLPDASGVVVQNGFFRVSSGAGGVITQYAPQEKKKNQSGIQWDNHWSMIS